In a single window of the Amycolatopsis sp. cg5 genome:
- a CDS encoding calcium-binding protein — MLVGVVLLAAGAVVAAPAWAAALPEGCTGAVTSGNDTIVCTKNLGSGAVVDAGDGDDSITVKADVRSGARVLGGKGKDKINVYDVGGFRCPGDDKGVGATSYDGGLVDGGDGDDAITVGGGTRPGACDKAVPRDLVPVGNVGHNAVVRGGPGNDLVAAGSLGYIWEPDSTDKSKTAAAWGGRLDGDAGDDTVTVVYATYGEHPDTADGVFGGIGNDKVTVGTATGLVDIMGDSTADGPGGGNDTITLTTGRGGLVYGGPGNDTIKGTGVMRLGTRLYGNAGNDTITAADLSQVASINGGPGDDVLSASKMNASDSASALIIGGSGNDKIEAGSLNSVLSEVRGDGDDPKDMTDGNLGTGKDIITVTTNKGVINAGNDDDTITVADNSGTVDGGNGKDTCTVKKSSGKPTITRCENK, encoded by the coding sequence GTGCTGGTCGGTGTCGTGCTGCTGGCGGCGGGTGCGGTGGTGGCCGCGCCCGCCTGGGCCGCGGCGTTGCCGGAGGGCTGCACGGGCGCGGTGACCTCGGGTAACGACACCATCGTGTGCACGAAGAACTTGGGCTCGGGCGCGGTCGTCGACGCGGGCGACGGTGATGACTCGATCACGGTCAAGGCCGATGTGCGTTCCGGTGCGCGGGTGCTGGGCGGCAAGGGGAAGGACAAGATCAACGTCTATGACGTCGGCGGGTTCCGCTGCCCCGGCGATGACAAGGGCGTGGGCGCCACCTCCTACGACGGCGGGCTCGTCGACGGAGGTGACGGCGATGACGCGATCACCGTCGGCGGTGGCACTCGGCCGGGTGCCTGTGACAAGGCGGTCCCGCGCGACCTGGTGCCCGTGGGCAACGTCGGCCACAACGCCGTCGTCCGGGGCGGGCCTGGCAACGACCTGGTCGCCGCGGGCAGCCTCGGTTACATCTGGGAGCCAGACTCGACCGACAAGTCCAAGACCGCCGCGGCGTGGGGCGGCAGGCTCGACGGCGACGCCGGGGACGACACGGTCACGGTCGTCTACGCCACCTACGGCGAGCACCCCGACACCGCCGATGGCGTGTTCGGCGGCATTGGCAACGACAAGGTCACCGTCGGCACCGCGACCGGCCTGGTCGACATCATGGGCGACAGCACCGCGGACGGCCCCGGCGGCGGCAACGACACCATCACTTTGACGACCGGCAGGGGAGGCCTGGTCTACGGCGGACCCGGCAACGACACGATCAAGGGCACCGGCGTGATGCGTCTGGGCACGCGCCTCTACGGCAACGCGGGCAACGACACGATCACGGCCGCTGACCTGTCCCAGGTCGCCAGCATCAACGGCGGCCCCGGCGATGATGTCCTGTCCGCTTCGAAGATGAACGCCTCCGACAGCGCCAGCGCGCTCATCATCGGCGGTTCCGGCAACGACAAGATCGAAGCGGGCTCACTGAACTCAGTGCTGTCGGAGGTGCGTGGCGACGGCGACGATCCCAAGGACATGACCGACGGCAATCTCGGCACCGGCAAGGACATCATCACCGTCACCACCAACAAAGGCGTGATCAACGCCGGAAACGACGACGACACCATCACCGTCGCCGACAACTCCGGCACCGTCGACGGCGGCAACGGCAAAGACACCTGCACTGTCAAGAAGAGCAGCGGCAAACCCACCATCACCCGCTGCGAGAACAAATGA
- a CDS encoding TIGR02680 family protein, with product MIAPLAHRNRWQPLRAGLVDLFYYDVEEFHFHDGRLLLRGNNGTGKSKVLALILPFLLDGELSPHRVEPDGDRNKRMEWNLLLGGKHPHNERLGYTWLEFGRALPGGGAEYRTIGCGLKAVAGRGIARHWFFVTSQRVGHELSLIGPTRVALSREKLKDSVDGHGMVYDTASEYRRAVDEALFGLGIHRYEALVNLLIQLRQPQLSKKPDEKLLSRALTEALPPLDPALITTVAEAFRGLDEERETLRGLAEAKSAAEAFLTYYRRYARIAAKRRAAVPRQTHSRYEQLGRDLGEAETAYDTATSALEEADRLLDTLGEAKIQLEARRAALQDSPEMRDAEALKQAGADAERLGTFATSRELEHDAAIDTAYRREAQVTRAQDAAAVDAEAFEHTAGAAHTAATAARVADGHAAVIADADERAGALLVERQTKAADQLQRLLDAAARAETALRSARMDVDRLTAEQHGAAERIAAADLVTAERGAELAGAYRNYLARTSRFQVSDVDDLLVVLDAWVETLDGVNPAASAVADAVMQATADLGRRQAAIEAEQSTVGVERRAVLDEIERLETGGHDIPPRPHTRAEGVRDGRPGAPLWKVVDFVAGVTEEHRAGLEAALEASGILDAWLTPDGRLHGSVSGDVLVVSGDVAPAGGLTAVLAPAVDRADPLAAALSDDTVMSVLRAIGLGPGTSTSTWVASDGRFAVGVLHGAWQKESTGYIGKGARETARRVRILRLRDDLIRLDSRLTDLADAADSLHANRTDLAAEHREEPKDSDLREAHVKLAGEHEAKRRVDERHEEAVVILGDRTEAAGEASEKATEFAGDVGLPTDLDALARVRTAIGDYRVALAALWPAARALNRARDTLLEAEQELLTAAERRELARQAATDARTEAETAAERHRVLVETAGAGVEELYRKLDAVAVELRERAERERAARTAEQDARDARGKADGRRETLRESISAAAAERDQAIAELRAFAATGLLSTALPELVFPDPATEWAPNPAVALARAVNTELDDVDDADRPWELIQQRVSSEHKLLTDALSRQGHSVGMAVRDGIIVVDVLFQGRSQDVPTLAAALETETEQRASLLSAKEREILENHLINEVAGTLQELISNAEDQVSAINADLEERPTSTGMRLRLQWRTSRTAPDGLDQVRHRLLRQTADAWSLADRATVGEFLQEQINREHAEDLAGGWVEQLTRALDYRSWHEFAIQRYQDGQWRPATGPASGGERVLAASVPLFAAASSFYSSSTNPHTPRLVALDEAFAGVDDDSRAKCLGLLASFDLDVVMTSEREWGCYPQVPGLAIAQLARRDGIDAVLVTPWRWDGHERVQVDRPIPYVPVA from the coding sequence ATGATCGCACCGCTCGCGCACCGAAATCGCTGGCAGCCCTTGCGTGCCGGTTTGGTCGATCTCTTCTACTACGACGTGGAGGAATTCCACTTCCACGACGGCCGATTGCTACTGCGTGGCAACAACGGGACGGGTAAGTCCAAGGTGCTCGCGCTGATCCTGCCGTTCCTGCTCGACGGCGAGCTGTCCCCTCATCGCGTCGAACCGGACGGCGACCGCAACAAACGGATGGAATGGAACCTGCTGCTCGGCGGGAAGCATCCGCATAACGAACGCCTCGGGTACACCTGGTTGGAGTTCGGCCGTGCCCTACCCGGCGGCGGCGCCGAGTACCGCACGATCGGCTGCGGATTGAAAGCCGTTGCCGGGCGCGGAATCGCCCGGCACTGGTTCTTCGTCACCAGCCAGCGAGTCGGTCACGAGCTGTCGCTGATCGGCCCGACCAGGGTGGCGCTGAGCCGGGAGAAACTGAAGGACTCGGTCGACGGCCATGGAATGGTCTACGACACGGCGTCGGAATACCGGCGTGCGGTGGACGAAGCACTGTTCGGGTTGGGGATTCACCGCTACGAGGCCCTGGTCAACCTGCTGATCCAGTTGCGGCAGCCGCAATTGTCCAAGAAACCGGACGAGAAACTGCTTTCCCGCGCCCTCACCGAGGCGCTGCCGCCGCTCGACCCGGCTCTCATCACGACCGTGGCGGAAGCCTTTCGCGGCCTGGACGAAGAGCGCGAAACGTTACGCGGACTCGCCGAGGCGAAATCAGCGGCCGAAGCGTTTCTCACCTATTACCGCCGTTACGCCCGTATCGCGGCCAAACGCCGCGCGGCCGTACCCAGGCAGACACACAGCCGGTACGAGCAACTGGGCCGCGACCTTGGCGAAGCGGAAACCGCGTATGACACGGCTACGAGTGCGCTCGAGGAGGCCGATCGTCTGCTGGACACGCTGGGCGAAGCGAAGATCCAGTTGGAAGCACGTCGAGCCGCGTTACAAGACAGCCCCGAGATGCGCGACGCGGAAGCGTTGAAGCAAGCAGGCGCGGATGCCGAAAGGCTCGGAACCTTCGCGACCTCCAGAGAACTGGAGCATGACGCGGCCATTGACACCGCGTATCGCCGGGAAGCGCAGGTGACGCGGGCTCAGGATGCGGCGGCCGTCGACGCGGAAGCCTTTGAGCACACCGCAGGCGCCGCGCACACCGCCGCCACCGCGGCTCGTGTCGCGGACGGTCATGCCGCCGTCATCGCGGACGCCGACGAGCGGGCAGGCGCCTTGCTCGTCGAACGGCAGACCAAGGCGGCGGACCAACTGCAACGGCTACTCGACGCGGCGGCGCGAGCCGAGACCGCTCTGCGTTCGGCGCGGATGGATGTGGATCGGCTCACCGCCGAGCAGCACGGCGCGGCCGAGCGGATAGCGGCGGCCGACCTGGTGACGGCCGAGCGGGGTGCCGAACTGGCCGGTGCCTATCGTAACTACCTGGCCCGCACGTCACGCTTCCAAGTGTCCGATGTGGACGATCTGCTCGTCGTGCTGGACGCGTGGGTGGAGACGCTCGACGGCGTCAACCCCGCGGCGTCCGCTGTGGCGGACGCGGTCATGCAGGCCACAGCCGACCTGGGACGGCGCCAGGCCGCGATCGAAGCCGAGCAGAGCACAGTCGGTGTCGAACGACGGGCCGTTCTCGACGAGATCGAACGATTGGAAACGGGTGGACACGACATACCTCCGAGGCCGCACACCCGTGCCGAAGGAGTAAGGGACGGACGACCGGGAGCTCCGCTGTGGAAAGTCGTCGACTTCGTCGCGGGCGTGACCGAGGAGCATCGCGCTGGCTTGGAAGCGGCGCTGGAGGCCTCTGGCATCTTGGACGCCTGGCTCACTCCGGATGGCAGGTTGCACGGGTCCGTCTCCGGTGACGTCCTGGTCGTGTCCGGAGACGTCGCACCGGCGGGTGGCCTCACGGCCGTGCTGGCGCCCGCCGTGGATCGCGCCGACCCGCTGGCGGCAGCGCTCTCTGACGACACAGTCATGTCGGTGCTGCGGGCGATCGGACTCGGCCCCGGCACCAGCACCAGCACCTGGGTCGCGTCCGACGGCAGATTCGCGGTCGGCGTGCTCCACGGAGCTTGGCAGAAGGAATCCACGGGTTACATCGGCAAAGGAGCGCGCGAAACTGCACGCCGGGTGCGCATCCTTCGGCTGCGTGACGACTTGATCCGGCTTGACAGTCGGCTGACCGACCTTGCCGACGCAGCGGATTCACTGCACGCGAACCGGACGGACCTCGCTGCTGAGCACAGAGAAGAGCCTAAGGACAGCGACCTGCGCGAAGCTCATGTCAAGCTCGCGGGCGAACACGAGGCAAAACGCCGCGTGGACGAACGACACGAGGAAGCCGTTGTCATCCTCGGCGACCGCACGGAAGCGGCGGGCGAGGCCAGCGAGAAGGCGACGGAGTTCGCTGGAGATGTCGGCCTGCCGACCGACCTGGACGCGCTGGCGCGAGTCCGGACCGCGATCGGCGACTACCGCGTCGCACTCGCCGCACTCTGGCCCGCCGCACGAGCGCTGAACCGGGCACGGGACACTCTGCTTGAGGCAGAACAGGAGCTGCTGACCGCCGCCGAACGCCGTGAGCTGGCGCGGCAGGCCGCCACCGACGCTCGTACCGAGGCAGAGACCGCGGCCGAACGTCACCGGGTCCTCGTCGAGACAGCGGGCGCGGGCGTCGAAGAGCTGTACCGGAAGCTCGACGCGGTCGCCGTCGAGCTGCGCGAGCGTGCTGAGCGCGAGCGCGCGGCGCGGACCGCGGAACAAGACGCCCGCGACGCGCGAGGCAAAGCGGACGGTCGCCGGGAGACACTCCGGGAGTCGATCTCGGCCGCCGCGGCCGAGCGGGATCAAGCCATTGCCGAGCTGCGTGCCTTCGCGGCGACCGGACTGCTGAGCACCGCACTGCCTGAGTTGGTTTTCCCTGATCCTGCAACGGAATGGGCACCGAATCCGGCGGTCGCGCTCGCCCGTGCCGTCAACACGGAGCTGGACGACGTCGACGACGCCGATCGGCCGTGGGAACTGATCCAGCAGCGCGTGTCAAGCGAGCACAAGTTGCTCACGGACGCGCTGTCCCGGCAGGGACATTCGGTTGGTATGGCGGTGCGTGACGGGATCATCGTCGTCGACGTACTTTTCCAGGGACGTTCCCAGGACGTGCCGACACTGGCCGCAGCGCTTGAGACAGAGACCGAGCAGCGAGCCTCGCTGCTCTCCGCCAAGGAGCGCGAGATCCTGGAGAACCACCTCATCAACGAAGTGGCAGGCACGCTGCAGGAATTGATCAGTAATGCGGAGGACCAGGTCAGCGCGATCAACGCAGACTTGGAAGAGAGGCCGACCTCGACCGGGATGCGGCTACGACTGCAGTGGCGTACGTCTCGTACCGCGCCTGATGGGCTCGACCAGGTAAGACACCGGCTGCTACGACAGACCGCCGACGCATGGAGCCTCGCCGACCGCGCGACGGTCGGCGAGTTCCTCCAGGAGCAGATCAACCGCGAACATGCCGAGGATCTCGCCGGCGGCTGGGTGGAGCAGCTGACACGCGCACTGGACTATCGGTCGTGGCACGAGTTCGCGATCCAGCGTTACCAGGACGGCCAGTGGCGACCGGCCACTGGCCCGGCATCCGGTGGCGAACGGGTGCTGGCCGCGTCCGTTCCCTTGTTCGCCGCCGCGTCGTCGTTCTACTCCTCATCGACCAATCCGCACACACCGCGGCTGGTCGCCCTCGACGAGGCGTTCGCCGGCGTCGACGACGACTCTCGTGCGAAGTGCCTTGGCCTGCTGGCCTCGTTCGATCTGGACGTGGTGATGACCAGTGAACGCGAATGGGGGTGTTACCCGCAGGTCCCTGGCCTGGCGATCGCTCAACTCGCGCGCCGGGACGGAATCGACGCCGTGCTGGTGACCCCCTGGCGGTGGGATGGGCACGAGCGCGTACAGGTGGATCGCCCGATCCCCTATGTCCCGGTCGCCTGA
- a CDS encoding TIGR02677 family protein, translating to MTAEQSSDTPTEPQPFAHLSAKNAPLYRDVLLTFARARDRFIVHMRPEDITADLGRPGDVDAVTGALEQLVEWGNLRADPDTSRVTSVADFHRARYLFQLTTAGQAAEEALAVYDEALGRRGSLQSVALEDIAGQLRALLEMAGADENDPAKVHLLLLALAERFTGLADNAQAFMASLRRVIDFADGDVEAFIAYKQRLIDYVNKFIADLANRGSEIATLLGRLDQAGVERLLTVAARREAADVAPDERENAYDGCLSSWRNRWRGLHDWFVSADSRHPSQARLLRGAAVTAITQLIDTVAALNERRSGRSDRSADFRTLARWFAQAPDDVAAHRLWRAAFGLTSARHLTASQETIAEWAEEQPTPNTPWQLAPGVRISPQLRRTGSYERRGQPNRVADRGEQRQLLAEQAARESEQVAAARERLATGGPIRLSQLGRLDTRAFRLFLGLLGDALSTRLPGDNEVRTTTSDGTMEVRLSIIRGGGVVRIETEDGTLRGPEHVIEIVDLTSRGETEAIA from the coding sequence GTGACCGCCGAACAGAGCAGTGACACACCGACGGAGCCGCAGCCGTTCGCACATTTGAGCGCGAAAAACGCGCCGCTTTACCGAGACGTGTTGCTGACCTTCGCGCGAGCTCGTGACCGGTTCATCGTGCATATGCGGCCAGAGGACATCACCGCCGACCTCGGGCGTCCCGGCGATGTCGATGCGGTGACGGGTGCGCTGGAGCAACTCGTCGAATGGGGAAACCTGCGAGCCGACCCGGACACGAGCCGGGTGACCAGCGTCGCGGACTTCCATCGGGCCCGCTATCTGTTTCAGCTCACGACAGCCGGTCAAGCCGCCGAAGAAGCACTCGCGGTCTACGACGAGGCGCTCGGCCGTCGGGGTTCCCTGCAATCCGTGGCGCTGGAAGATATCGCCGGGCAACTGCGCGCGCTCCTGGAAATGGCCGGTGCGGACGAAAACGATCCGGCCAAGGTGCACCTTCTCCTGCTCGCGCTCGCCGAGCGGTTCACCGGTCTGGCGGACAACGCGCAAGCGTTCATGGCTTCGCTGCGCCGAGTGATCGACTTCGCCGATGGTGATGTGGAAGCGTTTATCGCCTATAAACAGCGGTTGATCGACTACGTGAACAAGTTCATCGCCGATCTCGCCAACCGAGGCTCGGAAATCGCGACGTTGCTCGGCAGGCTCGACCAGGCAGGCGTGGAACGGCTGCTCACCGTCGCCGCCAGGCGTGAGGCGGCCGACGTGGCCCCGGACGAGCGCGAGAACGCGTACGACGGGTGCCTAAGCTCCTGGCGAAATCGGTGGCGCGGACTGCACGACTGGTTCGTGTCGGCCGATTCGCGGCATCCGTCGCAGGCACGGCTGCTGCGAGGCGCTGCCGTCACCGCCATCACACAGCTCATCGACACGGTGGCCGCACTCAACGAGCGGCGTTCCGGACGGTCCGATCGATCGGCTGATTTCCGGACGCTGGCGCGGTGGTTCGCGCAGGCGCCAGACGACGTCGCGGCGCATCGGCTGTGGCGAGCGGCGTTCGGGCTCACCTCGGCCCGGCACCTCACCGCCAGCCAGGAAACCATTGCCGAATGGGCAGAAGAGCAGCCCACGCCGAATACACCATGGCAACTCGCCCCAGGGGTGCGGATCAGCCCGCAGTTGCGCAGAACAGGTTCCTACGAGCGACGTGGCCAGCCGAATCGGGTCGCCGACCGCGGCGAGCAGCGGCAGCTCCTCGCCGAACAGGCCGCGCGGGAGTCCGAGCAAGTGGCCGCTGCACGCGAACGCCTGGCCACCGGAGGACCGATCCGGCTGTCCCAGTTAGGCAGGCTGGACACCCGTGCGTTCCGGCTGTTCCTCGGCCTGCTCGGGGACGCCTTGTCGACGCGGCTGCCCGGTGACAACGAGGTCCGGACGACCACGAGCGACGGGACCATGGAGGTACGCCTCAGCATTATCCGAGGCGGTGGTGTGGTGCGCATCGAGACGGAGGACGGGACATTGCGCGGACCGGAACACGTGATCGAGATAGTCGATCTCACCTCGCGCGGTGAGACGGAGGCGATCGCGTGA
- a CDS encoding ABC transporter substrate-binding protein — MSGFLRRRTILRGIGATALSVTAGRAKVADGLKVGVLTDLSGPSRLHGQRQFQGIEAAAERARVTLVVRDTRGGGGGGDLAVAGHGARELVGEGVAAIVGTSSGRTAAPVLELASQAGIPLIMPFAGVDQAVPQHFAFRSGPTADQVMQTMADDLARTGHRTVAIITSTSSNEDERLRVLTLQLGQAGPAVAAVVRYQEPLTDFITPITAAVSAKPDALIFWGMPPNNGIAAHEARGIGWTGSLYFGSAAATPLFLDGAGPAAEGVRVIGHWAMSAREAPRTLSNYNEMIAFVRQFEQTRGPIGAFACYGADAVTLIHRAARDGHDPAAIRTALENTVHQGVTGSYRFSPDHHSGLSDDSLVVLTVTNGAWTLAP; from the coding sequence TTGAGCGGGTTTCTCCGTCGCCGCACCATTCTGCGGGGCATCGGTGCCACAGCCTTGTCGGTGACAGCGGGACGCGCCAAGGTCGCGGACGGCTTGAAGGTCGGTGTGTTGACCGACCTGAGCGGGCCCAGCAGGCTGCACGGCCAACGCCAATTCCAGGGAATCGAGGCCGCCGCCGAGCGCGCACGTGTCACCCTGGTCGTGCGGGACACCCGCGGGGGGGGGGGGGGGGGGGATCTCGCCGTAGCCGGGCACGGGGCCCGCGAACTCGTCGGCGAAGGTGTTGCCGCCATCGTCGGCACCTCCAGCGGCCGCACCGCCGCACCCGTGCTCGAGCTCGCGAGCCAAGCGGGCATCCCGCTGATCATGCCCTTCGCCGGCGTCGATCAGGCCGTTCCCCAACACTTCGCGTTCCGCAGCGGCCCAACAGCGGACCAGGTCATGCAGACGATGGCCGACGATCTGGCACGCACCGGGCACCGTACGGTGGCCATCATCACCAGCACGAGCTCCAACGAAGACGAGCGGCTGCGGGTACTCACGCTGCAACTCGGCCAGGCCGGCCCGGCAGTCGCCGCCGTCGTTCGCTACCAAGAGCCGCTGACCGACTTCATCACGCCCATCACCGCCGCGGTGTCGGCCAAGCCCGACGCGTTGATTTTCTGGGGCATGCCACCGAACAACGGCATCGCCGCCCACGAGGCCCGCGGCATCGGCTGGACCGGGAGCCTCTATTTCGGATCAGCCGCGGCCACGCCGCTGTTCCTCGACGGAGCCGGCCCGGCCGCGGAGGGCGTCCGGGTGATCGGACACTGGGCCATGAGCGCCCGCGAGGCTCCGCGGACGCTGTCCAACTACAACGAGATGATCGCCTTCGTCAGGCAATTCGAACAGACCCGTGGCCCCATCGGAGCTTTCGCCTGCTACGGCGCGGACGCGGTGACACTGATCCACCGCGCCGCCCGCGACGGCCACGACCCGGCCGCCATCCGCACCGCGCTGGAAAACACCGTCCACCAAGGCGTCACCGGGAGCTACCGGTTCAGCCCGGACCACCACTCCGGGCTGAGTGACGACAGCCTCGTCGTGCTGACCGTGACCAACGGCGCGTGGACGCTCGCCCCATGA
- a CDS encoding TIGR02679 family protein: MADLDRLRKLLGGADTAWLLDRMRRRLANGKPLSGIVTLASPTHDQRRAAERLLGRRAGTGTSLTVSLDELDAVLRRSGAALDGLIGAASLLIGDVPDRMAQETAWSAAHQPLDELVAKRPVLAAWRTWLNATGMLRRLTTDVEKAPALVISLVRVLAELPSDGVALGRLAARATGDAHALDDGRPLATLVLAAARVLAGSSPTGDGSASGRRASWAAVGVHRDELSSSVLCLNLPGGTSTLTGRMLTLAREGGEPCVLTLRQLGQVDLGVGNGLVWACENPIVLASAADELGPACPPLVCLNGQPSTAVWRLLNLLVADGAQLRYHGDFDWGGLRIGNTLCERIPWRPWRFDTSTYQTTEVAGSSLIGKPVVATWDPSLSTALQQRGVRIEEELVLADLLYDLRAHTS, from the coding sequence ATGGCCGATCTCGACCGCCTTCGCAAGCTGCTCGGAGGTGCGGACACGGCCTGGCTACTCGATCGCATGCGCCGCCGCCTGGCGAACGGGAAGCCGCTGAGCGGCATTGTCACGCTCGCTTCACCCACCCACGACCAGCGGCGGGCCGCCGAGCGGCTACTCGGCAGACGGGCTGGCACCGGCACCTCGCTGACCGTGTCCCTCGATGAGCTCGACGCCGTGTTGCGCCGCAGCGGTGCCGCGCTGGACGGCCTCATCGGCGCCGCGTCACTGCTGATCGGCGACGTGCCCGACCGAATGGCACAGGAGACAGCTTGGTCAGCTGCTCACCAGCCGCTCGACGAACTGGTCGCAAAGCGTCCGGTGCTCGCCGCCTGGCGAACATGGCTCAACGCCACCGGAATGCTGCGCAGGCTGACGACCGACGTGGAGAAGGCGCCGGCGCTGGTTATATCTTTAGTTCGAGTCCTTGCCGAACTACCGTCGGACGGCGTCGCGCTCGGCAGGCTCGCAGCCCGGGCGACAGGCGATGCACACGCACTCGATGACGGACGACCGCTGGCGACCCTCGTGCTAGCCGCGGCAAGGGTGCTCGCGGGATCCTCTCCGACCGGCGACGGCTCGGCCTCCGGGCGACGCGCTTCGTGGGCCGCGGTCGGCGTTCACCGCGACGAGTTGTCATCGTCGGTGCTGTGTCTCAATCTCCCCGGTGGCACCAGCACACTGACCGGCCGGATGCTGACGCTGGCTCGTGAGGGCGGTGAACCGTGCGTACTGACGTTGCGTCAGCTGGGCCAAGTCGATCTCGGTGTCGGCAACGGCCTGGTCTGGGCATGCGAGAACCCGATCGTGCTCGCGTCTGCAGCGGACGAGCTCGGCCCGGCGTGCCCGCCGCTGGTTTGTCTGAACGGTCAGCCCTCCACAGCGGTCTGGCGGCTGCTGAACCTGCTGGTGGCCGACGGTGCACAGCTCCGCTACCACGGCGACTTCGACTGGGGCGGACTACGGATCGGCAACACCCTGTGCGAACGAATCCCTTGGCGACCATGGAGGTTCGACACCAGCACATACCAAACAACGGAAGTAGCAGGCAGCTCGCTCATCGGCAAGCCGGTAGTTGCCACCTGGGACCCGAGCCTCAGCACCGCGCTACAACAGCGAGGTGTGCGGATCGAAGAGGAACTGGTCCTCGCTGACCTACTCTACGATCTGCGTGCGCACACCTCATAG
- a CDS encoding TIGR02678 family protein, with the protein MNTIAGEAHLQRRKAMRALLAKPLLTSGADDEALRLVRRHASDLRDWLATETGWRLIVDAESARLFKTTAASADGTHPASDGKGKPPFGRRRYVLLCLALAVLERADAQITLGRLAEGVLAAAGEPELVEAGVSFTLGRRDERSDLVAAVRLLLAWGVLERIAGDEDAYLSDSGDVLYDVRRRVLAAMLTGSRGPSTITAGDFESRLEELTHEPTADTDELRNRALRHRLTRLLLDDPVVYYAELTENERGYLVGQRHAITRRIEEATGLVTEMRAEGIAMVDPDDELTDVRMPEQRTDGHVTLLIAEYLAAQNGPVPLEKVRAHIRKIAREHQSYWRRGVTEPGADAELLAIALGKLRALRLVETTAEAVLASPALGRYRVEAPTIRERSRK; encoded by the coding sequence GTGAACACGATCGCCGGCGAGGCCCACCTCCAACGGCGGAAAGCCATGCGAGCGTTGCTCGCCAAGCCGTTGTTGACCTCGGGGGCGGACGACGAAGCCTTGCGGCTGGTCCGTCGGCACGCGTCGGACCTCCGGGACTGGCTCGCGACCGAGACCGGCTGGCGGCTTATCGTGGATGCCGAGTCCGCTCGGCTGTTCAAGACCACCGCGGCCTCGGCTGATGGCACCCATCCAGCCAGTGACGGCAAGGGCAAGCCACCGTTCGGGCGCCGCAGGTATGTCCTGCTCTGCTTGGCCTTGGCGGTCTTGGAGCGCGCTGACGCGCAAATCACCCTCGGGCGCCTCGCCGAGGGTGTACTCGCCGCGGCGGGTGAGCCTGAACTGGTGGAAGCGGGCGTGTCGTTCACACTCGGCAGGCGCGACGAGCGCTCAGATCTGGTCGCGGCGGTCAGGCTACTGCTCGCCTGGGGCGTGTTGGAACGCATCGCCGGCGACGAGGACGCCTACCTCAGTGACAGCGGCGACGTACTGTATGACGTGCGGCGGCGGGTGCTGGCCGCGATGCTGACCGGAAGTCGCGGCCCGTCGACCATCACCGCCGGTGATTTCGAGAGCAGGCTCGAGGAGCTCACTCACGAGCCGACGGCCGATACCGACGAGCTGCGAAACCGCGCGCTGCGCCATCGGCTCACCCGTCTGCTGCTCGACGATCCGGTGGTGTATTACGCCGAGTTGACCGAGAACGAGCGCGGCTACCTGGTCGGCCAGCGGCACGCGATCACCCGGCGGATCGAGGAAGCCACCGGCCTGGTCACCGAAATGCGCGCCGAAGGCATCGCTATGGTCGATCCCGACGACGAGCTGACCGACGTGCGAATGCCGGAGCAACGCACCGACGGCCATGTCACGCTGCTGATAGCCGAATACCTCGCGGCGCAGAACGGGCCTGTTCCACTCGAGAAGGTACGCGCGCACATCAGGAAGATCGCCAGGGAACACCAGTCTTACTGGCGGCGGGGCGTGACCGAACCAGGGGCCGACGCAGAACTGCTAGCCATCGCGCTGGGCAAGCTGCGCGCCTTGCGGCTGGTCGAAACCACAGCAGAAGCGGTGCTCGCCAGCCCGGCGCTCGGCCGATACCGGGTGGAAGCGCCCACTATCCGGGAAAGGAGCAGGAAATGA
- a CDS encoding class II aldolase/adducin family protein, translating to MIPTLLPIGQAALFLHGRVAYELEFRGMGTHSPEDASACVDAAIAEAPIVMMAGHGVVVTGPSVAEALYDLYLLETAARMQLLSMGSGAPLRTIGKDTIDLAVEEINVLRPRQAERYFVAAKRALNGIRR from the coding sequence ATGATCCCGACGTTGCTGCCGATCGGCCAGGCGGCGCTGTTCCTGCACGGCAGGGTCGCCTACGAGCTGGAATTCCGGGGGATGGGCACGCATTCGCCGGAAGACGCGTCCGCCTGCGTCGACGCCGCGATCGCCGAGGCGCCGATCGTGATGATGGCCGGTCATGGGGTGGTCGTGACCGGCCCGTCCGTCGCGGAGGCGCTGTATGACCTTTACCTGCTGGAAACGGCGGCGCGAATGCAGCTGCTGTCGATGGGCAGCGGAGCCCCGTTGCGCACAATCGGAAAAGACACGATCGATCTCGCCGTCGAGGAGATCAACGTCTTGCGACCCCGTCAGGCCGAGCGTTATTTCGTGGCCGCGAAGCGCGCGTTGAACGGGATTCGTCGTTGA